From Rhizobium favelukesii, the proteins below share one genomic window:
- a CDS encoding phytoene/squalene synthase family protein: protein MADQSLTNQDICLATLRDNDRDRYLACLLSPDDKRGALAALYAFSAELARIRDLVHEPLPGEVRMQYWRDLLEGSAHGSTQANPIAAALLSAIEAHHLPQQTLVNMIDARIFDLYDDPMETRLSLEGYAGETASALIQLASLVLAPEEAARSAEAAGHAGVAQAIAGLLLLMPLHRHRGQLYIPVEILSATGLDRDAFLSGEDRPRISAAIEAFSGLGRDHLAKARSVAISPTVFPAFLPVALAEPVLVSAQRAGAGLFERQLQRSQLRRQAVMLLALMRKKI from the coding sequence ATGGCCGATCAGTCTTTGACGAACCAGGACATTTGCCTGGCGACGCTACGCGACAATGACCGCGACCGATACCTTGCCTGTCTGCTGTCGCCGGATGACAAACGCGGCGCCCTGGCAGCGCTTTACGCCTTCAGCGCCGAGCTCGCACGGATTCGCGATCTGGTGCATGAGCCGCTTCCCGGAGAGGTTCGCATGCAGTACTGGCGTGACCTGCTGGAAGGAAGTGCGCACGGCTCCACCCAGGCGAACCCGATTGCCGCCGCCTTGCTGTCGGCGATCGAAGCCCACCATTTGCCACAACAGACGCTCGTGAACATGATCGATGCTCGCATCTTCGATCTCTACGACGATCCGATGGAGACGCGCCTTTCGCTCGAAGGCTATGCCGGCGAGACGGCGTCTGCCCTCATTCAATTGGCCAGCCTGGTGCTTGCGCCGGAGGAGGCGGCAAGATCCGCCGAGGCTGCCGGCCACGCAGGCGTTGCGCAGGCGATTGCTGGCCTGCTGCTTTTGATGCCGCTGCATCGTCATCGCGGACAGCTCTACATTCCCGTCGAAATCCTATCCGCGACGGGACTTGATCGCGATGCGTTTCTTTCGGGCGAGGACAGGCCGCGCATCTCTGCGGCGATCGAAGCCTTTTCCGGACTCGGCCGCGACCATCTCGCCAAGGCGAGAAGTGTCGCGATATCACCAACCGTATTTCCGGCCTTTCTGCCTGTCGCTCTGGCGGAGCCGGTTCTCGTCAGTGCCCAGAGGGCTGGCGCAGGATTGTTCGAGCGTCAGCTGCAGCGCTCGCAGTTGCGACGCCAGGCGGTTATGTTGCTAGCGTTGATGCGCAAGAAAATCTGA
- a CDS encoding peroxiredoxin, translating to MLAINDTAPDFEAQTTEGKISFHQWIGNSWAVLFSHPKDFTPVCTTELGYMARIKPEFDKRGVKIIGLSVDPLERHTSWMKDIEETQGYRPNYPMIADVDYAVSKRYNMLPALVSGDPTDRTPADNQTVRNIFVIGPDKKIKLVMVYPMTTGRNFDEVLRVIDSLQLTAKHKVATPVNWKNGEDVIIAGSVSDDEAKKQYPQGWRAPKPYIRIVPQPHG from the coding sequence ATGCTTGCGATCAATGATACCGCTCCGGATTTCGAAGCCCAGACGACCGAAGGCAAGATCAGTTTTCACCAGTGGATCGGCAATTCCTGGGCGGTGCTGTTTTCGCACCCCAAGGATTTTACCCCCGTATGCACGACCGAACTCGGTTACATGGCGCGGATCAAACCTGAATTCGACAAGCGTGGTGTGAAGATTATCGGCCTTTCTGTCGATCCGCTCGAACGCCACACCAGCTGGATGAAGGACATCGAGGAAACGCAGGGCTACCGTCCGAACTATCCGATGATCGCGGATGTCGATTACGCGGTATCGAAGCGCTACAACATGCTGCCTGCCCTGGTGTCCGGCGATCCGACGGACCGCACCCCAGCCGATAACCAGACCGTCCGCAACATTTTCGTGATTGGGCCCGACAAGAAGATCAAACTGGTTATGGTCTATCCAATGACGACAGGTCGTAACTTCGATGAGGTGCTGCGGGTGATCGATTCCCTCCAGCTTACCGCCAAGCACAAGGTCGCTACGCCGGTGAACTGGAAGAATGGGGAGGACGTGATCATCGCCGGCTCAGTCTCCGACGACGAGGCAAAGAAGCAGTATCCGCAGGGTTGGCGCGCACCGAAGCCCTATATCAGGATCGTGCCGCAGCCGCACGGATAG
- a CDS encoding MBL fold metallo-hydrolase yields the protein MIFRQLFDPVSSTYSYLLASRKGGEALIIDPVLERVDRYLQLIHELDLKLVKAVDTHLHADHITGLGALRDKTHCITVMGEQTKADVVSMRLCDNDKLTIEGLSLDVIYTPGHTDDSYSFVLPDRVFTGDTLLIRGTGRTDFQNGDPRAQFESIFGRLLKLPDSTLVFPAHDYKGDTVSTIGEERAFNPRLQVTSADEYADLMNNLKLSNPKMMDVAVPANMNVGMNQANVMRHGWALTAQQALSVVGLGDVALIDLRENAERQRNGTIPGSLHVPYPSLEESIGAGGMLHELASSTRKRLLFYCAFGERSAMAVQAAHDAGLPLAFHIEGGIDAWKKAEGPIGH from the coding sequence ATGATCTTCCGGCAGCTGTTCGATCCAGTATCGAGTACTTATTCCTATTTGCTGGCAAGCCGGAAGGGCGGCGAGGCGCTGATCATCGATCCGGTGTTGGAAAGGGTCGATCGCTACCTCCAACTCATCCATGAACTCGACCTGAAGCTGGTCAAGGCCGTAGACACGCATCTCCACGCCGATCACATCACAGGACTTGGCGCTCTGCGCGACAAAACCCATTGCATCACAGTGATGGGGGAGCAGACAAAAGCCGATGTCGTCTCGATGCGGCTTTGCGACAACGACAAGCTGACCATCGAGGGGCTTTCCCTGGACGTGATCTATACGCCAGGCCACACGGACGATTCCTACAGTTTCGTGCTGCCCGACCGCGTGTTCACCGGCGACACGCTGCTCATCCGCGGCACCGGCCGGACCGATTTTCAGAACGGTGACCCGAGAGCACAGTTCGAGTCGATATTCGGTCGGCTTCTAAAGCTTCCGGATTCAACGCTGGTTTTCCCGGCGCACGATTACAAGGGGGATACGGTCTCTACCATTGGCGAGGAGAGGGCCTTTAACCCGCGCCTGCAGGTGACGTCTGCCGATGAATATGCCGACCTGATGAACAATCTGAAGCTCTCGAATCCGAAGATGATGGATGTTGCCGTCCCCGCCAACATGAACGTCGGGATGAACCAGGCTAACGTCATGCGCCACGGCTGGGCACTGACGGCGCAACAGGCACTGAGTGTCGTCGGCCTCGGCGATGTCGCTTTGATCGATCTGCGCGAGAACGCCGAGCGGCAGCGAAACGGTACGATTCCGGGATCGCTGCACGTGCCGTATCCCTCGCTCGAGGAAAGCATAGGCGCGGGCGGAATGCTGCATGAACTGGCAAGCTCAACCCGCAAGAGGCTTCTCTTCTATTGCGCGTTCGGTGAGCGATCGGCAATGGCCGTGCAGGCAGCGCACGATGCCGGCCTTCCCCTGGCCTTTCACATTGAAGGCGGCATCGACGCCTGGAAGAAGGCGGAAGGACCGATCGGGCATTAG
- a CDS encoding class I SAM-dependent methyltransferase: MAALFQGTSMPDRDWWSALWPDPEGLLQQVGIRHGMSVLDLCCGDGYFTGPLAELVDGRLAALDLDPDMIELAKAEVERRHASVRLWICADATSLAERLDEPVDYVLIANTFHGVPDQTGLARSVRAALRPDGLFCIVNWHPRPREETVVLGQPRGPRTETRMPIEAVRTVVEPAGLTMLRIVDLPPYHYAAVFQVA; the protein is encoded by the coding sequence ATGGCAGCATTGTTTCAAGGCACATCCATGCCGGACCGGGACTGGTGGTCCGCGCTCTGGCCCGATCCGGAAGGGCTGCTTCAGCAGGTCGGCATTCGGCACGGCATGAGCGTGCTCGACCTTTGCTGCGGCGACGGCTACTTCACCGGCCCGCTCGCTGAGTTGGTCGACGGACGCCTTGCGGCGCTTGATCTTGACCCTGATATGATCGAGTTGGCGAAGGCCGAAGTTGAACGAAGGCACGCGTCCGTTCGCCTGTGGATCTGCGCGGACGCCACCTCCCTGGCCGAACGCCTGGATGAGCCGGTCGATTATGTCCTGATCGCCAACACATTCCACGGCGTTCCTGACCAGACTGGCCTTGCGCGTTCCGTCCGGGCAGCTCTGCGGCCAGATGGGTTATTCTGCATCGTGAATTGGCATCCGCGGCCGCGGGAAGAAACGGTTGTGCTTGGTCAGCCGCGCGGACCGCGAACCGAGACGCGCATGCCAATCGAAGCCGTCCGCACCGTTGTTGAGCCGGCCGGCCTTACCATGCTGCGGATCGTCGATCTCCCGCCCTACCACTACGCGGCTGTGTTTCAAGTCGCGTGA
- the trmFO gene encoding methylenetetrahydrofolate--tRNA-(uracil(54)-C(5))-methyltransferase (FADH(2)-oxidizing) TrmFO has product MNKTSSHSPIHVVGGGLAGSEAAWQIANAGVPVILHEMRGVRGTDAHKTDDLAELVCSNSFRSDDATSNAVGVIHAEMRLAGSLIMACADKHQVPAGGALAVDRDGFSEAVTKTIHGHPLITVVREEVTGLPPKEWDLAIVATGPLTAPSLASAIQAETGADALAFFDAIAPIVHRDSIDMDTCWYQSRYDKVGPGGTGKDYINCPMTEEQYNAFVDALIAGDTVGFKEWEGTPYFDGCLPIEVMAERGRETLRHGPMKPMGLTNAHNPAVKAYAVVQLRQDNALGTLYNMVGFQTKLKYGAQAEIFRMIPGLQNAEFARLGGLHRNTYINSPTLLDPSLTLKSRPGLRFAGQITGCEGYVESASVGLMAGRFAAAERKGETVSLPPATTALGSLLAHITGGHIVNDEEPGKRSFQPMNINFGLFPELEPGSIVKPEGVKRFRGKDKTIMKRQLIARRALADCANWLGLDIKLAQSA; this is encoded by the coding sequence ATGAACAAAACCTCTTCCCATTCTCCCATCCACGTGGTCGGCGGCGGGCTCGCTGGCTCAGAGGCGGCCTGGCAGATCGCAAACGCCGGCGTGCCCGTGATCCTGCACGAGATGCGTGGCGTGCGAGGCACCGACGCTCACAAGACCGACGATCTGGCCGAGCTCGTTTGCTCCAATTCCTTCCGGTCCGATGACGCGACCAGCAACGCGGTCGGCGTCATCCATGCCGAGATGCGCTTGGCGGGATCGCTGATCATGGCCTGTGCGGACAAGCACCAGGTCCCGGCCGGCGGCGCATTGGCTGTCGACCGCGACGGATTTTCCGAAGCCGTCACCAAGACGATCCACGGGCATCCGTTGATCACAGTCGTTCGTGAAGAAGTGACCGGTCTGCCGCCGAAGGAATGGGATCTTGCAATCGTTGCGACCGGCCCCCTGACTGCGCCTTCCCTTGCGAGCGCCATCCAGGCCGAGACGGGGGCGGATGCGCTGGCCTTCTTCGATGCGATTGCGCCGATCGTTCATCGCGACAGCATCGACATGGATACCTGTTGGTACCAGTCTCGCTACGACAAGGTCGGCCCGGGCGGCACCGGCAAGGACTATATCAACTGTCCGATGACCGAAGAGCAGTACAATGCCTTCGTGGATGCCCTGATTGCCGGTGATACGGTCGGGTTCAAGGAATGGGAAGGGACACCCTACTTCGATGGCTGCCTTCCGATCGAGGTGATGGCAGAGCGCGGTCGCGAAACGCTGCGTCACGGCCCCATGAAGCCGATGGGCCTGACCAATGCGCACAACCCGGCGGTTAAGGCCTACGCTGTCGTGCAGTTGCGGCAGGACAATGCGCTCGGTACGCTCTACAACATGGTCGGCTTCCAGACGAAGCTGAAATACGGCGCCCAGGCAGAGATCTTTCGCATGATTCCGGGACTTCAAAATGCCGAATTCGCCCGCCTCGGCGGCCTTCACCGCAATACGTACATCAATTCACCGACGCTGCTCGACCCGTCTCTGACGCTCAAGTCACGCCCGGGCCTGCGCTTTGCCGGACAAATCACCGGCTGTGAAGGCTACGTCGAAAGCGCCAGTGTCGGGCTTATGGCAGGCCGGTTTGCCGCTGCCGAGCGGAAGGGAGAAACGGTATCGCTGCCGCCCGCAACCACGGCGCTGGGCTCACTGCTCGCCCACATCACAGGCGGTCACATCGTCAATGACGAGGAGCCTGGCAAGCGGTCGTTTCAGCCGATGAACATCAACTTCGGCCTTTTCCCCGAACTCGAGCCCGGTTCGATCGTCAAGCCCGAGGGCGTGAAGCGCTTCCGCGGCAAGGATAAGACCATCATGAAGCGGCAGCTTATCGCGAGGCGCGCCCTTGCTGATTGTGCGAACTGGCTTGGGCTCGACATTAAACTCGCGCAGAGTGCATGA
- a CDS encoding pyridoxamine 5'-phosphate oxidase family protein produces the protein MPIEAQSTKSSPWHAGEIALHEKVGVAKRMDEVGRRVLRDHLIDQHRQFYAQLPFIVLGTVDADGNAWATLRANRPGFLESPDIHMLSVALPREHLDPADAGIDDGKAIAMLGIELHTRRRNRLNGTVHRTEQDGFDVRVGQSYGNCPQYIQLRDFDFVRDPMERSGYDPVHFNSLDGRPAEMIAKADTFFVASYVDREDGERQIDVSHRGGRPGFVRIGEDGVLTIPDFAGNLFFNTLGNILANPRAGLVFADFENGDLLQLTGDAQVILESPEIAAFQGAERLWRFRPTQIVHRQEASPLRWRSRTDGPSPNSLMTGSWNEAAARLRATAIAKSWRPFRVARIVQESASVRSFYLEPTDAGGIIPYVSGQHLPVRINVEGSQVPAVRTYTISSAPSDGPYRISVKREGLVSTRLHDAIREGDIIEARAPVGAFTINATERRPAVLLAAGIGITPLLAMLRHVVYEGLRTRRIRPTWLVYSAHSKSERAFDTELQALAAASGGVVRLVRLLSDTSDTVAGEDYEQQGRVDMNLLSTVLPFNDYDFYLCGPAGFMQSVHDGLRGLNIADNRIHAEAFGSASIQRSGDEAKRPTARAAAGEPQPVYFMRSGKEARWEPGSGTLLELTETYGLAPDFNCRLGNCGSCRTKIFSGAVAYLKEPTADAADEEALICCAVPAASDTGARLELDI, from the coding sequence ATGCCTATCGAGGCACAAAGCACCAAGTCCTCTCCTTGGCACGCCGGGGAGATCGCACTGCACGAAAAGGTCGGCGTCGCCAAGCGAATGGACGAGGTGGGCCGGCGCGTGCTGCGAGATCACCTGATCGATCAGCACCGCCAGTTCTATGCGCAGTTGCCCTTCATCGTCCTGGGAACGGTAGATGCGGACGGCAATGCATGGGCAACGCTACGTGCCAATCGTCCGGGTTTCCTTGAGAGCCCGGACATCCATATGCTGAGCGTCGCCCTTCCGCGTGAACACCTTGATCCGGCCGACGCGGGAATCGACGACGGCAAGGCCATCGCTATGCTTGGCATCGAACTCCACACGCGCCGCCGCAACCGCCTGAATGGTACCGTCCATAGAACGGAGCAGGACGGCTTCGATGTGCGCGTGGGACAATCCTACGGAAACTGCCCGCAATATATCCAGCTGCGCGATTTCGACTTCGTGCGGGACCCGATGGAGCGCTCAGGGTACGACCCTGTCCATTTCAACAGCCTTGATGGGCGTCCCGCCGAAATGATTGCTAAGGCCGATACGTTTTTTGTCGCCTCCTACGTCGATCGCGAGGATGGCGAGCGCCAGATCGATGTTTCGCATCGTGGCGGCAGGCCGGGTTTCGTACGGATCGGCGAGGACGGCGTTCTGACGATCCCGGACTTTGCCGGCAATCTCTTCTTCAACACGCTCGGCAACATCCTCGCCAATCCGCGGGCGGGGTTGGTCTTTGCGGATTTCGAGAACGGCGATCTGCTGCAATTGACGGGCGACGCGCAGGTCATCCTGGAATCGCCGGAGATAGCAGCCTTCCAGGGTGCTGAGCGACTGTGGCGCTTTCGCCCGACGCAGATCGTCCACAGACAAGAAGCGTCGCCGCTTCGCTGGCGTTCGCGGACCGATGGTCCATCTCCCAATTCTCTGATGACCGGCAGCTGGAATGAGGCCGCCGCGCGGCTTCGCGCGACAGCCATCGCCAAGAGCTGGCGGCCCTTCCGCGTCGCCCGGATCGTCCAGGAGAGCGCGAGCGTGCGCTCGTTCTATCTCGAACCGACAGATGCAGGCGGGATCATTCCCTATGTCTCCGGGCAGCATCTGCCTGTCCGCATCAATGTGGAGGGATCGCAGGTACCCGCCGTGCGCACCTATACGATCTCCTCGGCGCCCTCCGATGGTCCGTATCGCATCAGCGTCAAGCGCGAGGGACTTGTCTCGACGCGTCTTCACGACGCCATCCGAGAAGGTGACATCATCGAGGCCCGCGCCCCTGTCGGCGCGTTCACGATCAACGCCACAGAGAGACGTCCTGCCGTTCTGCTGGCCGCCGGCATTGGAATAACGCCATTGCTCGCCATGCTCCGGCATGTCGTCTACGAAGGCCTGCGCACCCGCCGGATACGACCGACGTGGCTGGTCTACTCCGCACATAGCAAGTCGGAGCGCGCATTCGATACCGAGCTGCAGGCACTCGCCGCGGCATCCGGTGGCGTCGTCAGGCTGGTCCGCCTGCTCAGCGATACCTCCGATACCGTCGCTGGCGAAGACTACGAACAGCAGGGGCGCGTCGACATGAACCTGCTGAGCACAGTATTGCCGTTCAACGACTATGATTTTTATCTGTGCGGTCCAGCAGGCTTCATGCAGTCCGTGCACGACGGCCTGCGTGGGTTGAATATTGCCGATAACCGCATCCACGCCGAAGCGTTTGGATCGGCGTCTATCCAGCGATCGGGCGATGAAGCCAAGCGGCCGACAGCGCGCGCCGCCGCTGGCGAACCGCAGCCAGTGTATTTCATGCGCTCAGGCAAGGAAGCGCGCTGGGAGCCAGGATCAGGCACTTTGCTGGAGCTTACCGAAACATATGGCTTGGCGCCTGATTTCAACTGTCGCCTCGGTAATTGCGGGAGCTGCAGGACGAAGATCTTCTCCGGCGCTGTCGCCTATCTCAAGGAGCCGACCGCCGACGCCGCCGATGAGGAAGCTCTGATCTGCTGCGCCGTGCCGGCAGCGAGCGACACAGGCGCTCGGCTGGAACTGGATATCTAA
- a CDS encoding glutathione S-transferase, with protein MKLYSHPLSGHSHRARLFLSLIGVDVDVVEVDLAAREHKSASFLALNPFGQLPVLEDGGVIISDSNAILVYLAKKYAPEGWLPEEPAAAAAVQRWLSVAAGEIAYGPCAARLVTLFGAKFDSEDVIARAHRILQLIDDRLVDREWIAANRSTIADVALYSYIARAPEGNVDRSAYRNVTAWLERIEALPGFQPFQKSPVGIVEAA; from the coding sequence ATGAAGCTTTACTCGCATCCTCTCTCGGGCCATTCGCATCGCGCCCGCCTCTTCCTGTCGCTTATTGGCGTCGACGTCGATGTCGTAGAGGTCGATCTTGCTGCCAGGGAGCACAAAAGCGCCAGCTTCCTTGCCCTCAATCCGTTCGGGCAGTTGCCTGTGCTGGAAGATGGAGGCGTCATCATCAGCGATTCCAACGCCATCCTCGTCTACCTCGCCAAGAAGTACGCGCCCGAGGGATGGCTCCCGGAGGAACCGGCAGCTGCAGCGGCGGTCCAGCGCTGGCTATCGGTCGCTGCCGGCGAGATCGCCTATGGCCCGTGTGCGGCAAGGCTTGTGACCTTGTTCGGAGCGAAGTTCGACTCCGAGGACGTGATCGCGAGAGCGCATCGAATCCTCCAACTGATCGATGACCGCCTGGTTGATCGCGAGTGGATCGCCGCGAACAGGTCGACCATCGCCGATGTCGCCCTTTACAGCTACATCGCCCGCGCACCGGAAGGAAATGTCGACCGGTCCGCCTACCGCAATGTGACGGCATGGCTTGAGCGGATAGAAGCCCTGCCCGGCTTTCAACCATTCCAGAAATCGCCAGTCGGCATTGTCGAGGCGGCTTGA